One segment of Marvinbryantia formatexigens DSM 14469 DNA contains the following:
- the metK gene encoding methionine adenosyltransferase: MERKLFTSESVTEGHPDKMCDAISDAILDALLEQDPMSRVACETATTTGMVLVMGEITTKAYVDIQKIVRDTVREIGYTRGKYGFDAETCGVITAIDEQSKDIALGVDKALEAKENTMSEDEIEAIGAGDQGMMFGYATNETAEYMPYPISLAHKLALKLAEVRKNGTLPYLRPDGKTQVTVEYDENDKPVRLDAVVLSTQHDPEVSQEQIHADIKKYVFDTVLPQEMVDAETKFFVNPTGRFVIGGPHGDSGLTGRKIIVDTYGGYARHGGGAFSGKDCTKVDRSAAYAARYAAKNIVAAGLADKCEIQLSYAIGVAQPTSIMVDTFGTGKIADEKITEILRKVFDFRPAGIIKMLDLRRPIYRQTAAYGHFGRTDLDLPWEKLDKVEELKSYL; this comes from the coding sequence ATGGAGAGAAAACTATTTACATCAGAATCAGTAACGGAAGGACATCCGGATAAAATGTGCGATGCGATATCAGACGCAATTCTGGATGCGCTGCTGGAGCAGGACCCGATGAGCCGCGTAGCGTGCGAGACAGCCACGACGACCGGTATGGTGCTTGTGATGGGCGAAATTACCACAAAAGCATATGTGGATATTCAGAAAATCGTGCGCGATACGGTCCGGGAGATTGGCTACACAAGAGGAAAGTACGGTTTTGACGCTGAAACCTGCGGCGTCATCACGGCAATCGACGAGCAGTCGAAGGATATTGCGCTCGGCGTTGATAAGGCGCTGGAGGCAAAGGAAAATACCATGTCGGAGGATGAAATTGAGGCGATCGGCGCAGGCGACCAGGGCATGATGTTCGGCTATGCGACGAATGAGACCGCGGAATATATGCCGTATCCCATTTCGCTTGCCCACAAGCTGGCGCTGAAGCTGGCAGAGGTGCGCAAGAACGGGACGCTTCCGTATCTCCGTCCGGACGGAAAAACACAGGTGACAGTGGAATACGATGAAAATGACAAACCGGTCCGCCTGGACGCGGTGGTACTTTCCACGCAGCACGACCCGGAGGTATCGCAGGAGCAGATTCATGCGGATATTAAAAAATACGTATTTGATACAGTTCTTCCGCAGGAAATGGTGGACGCGGAGACAAAATTCTTCGTCAATCCGACCGGGCGTTTTGTTATTGGCGGACCGCACGGCGACAGCGGACTCACCGGCAGAAAGATTATCGTAGATACCTACGGCGGTTATGCACGGCACGGCGGCGGCGCTTTCTCCGGAAAGGACTGCACGAAGGTAGACCGCTCCGCAGCATACGCGGCACGCTACGCTGCGAAGAACATCGTTGCGGCAGGTCTTGCGGATAAGTGTGAAATCCAGCTCTCCTATGCCATCGGTGTGGCGCAGCCCACCTCCATCATGGTAGATACATTCGGAACCGGAAAAATCGCCGACGAGAAAATCACGGAAATCCTGCGCAAGGTTTTTGACTTCCGTCCGGCAGGCATTATAAAAATGCTCGACCTCAGACGCCCGATTTACCGGCAGACAGCCGCTTACGGACACTTTGGCAGAACCGACCTCGACCTTCCGTGGGAGAAGCTTGATAAGGTGGAAGAACTGAAATCATATTTGTGA
- a CDS encoding UDP-N-acetylglucosamine 1-carboxyvinyltransferase: protein MEQYIIKGGNPLVGEVEIGGAKNAALGILAAAIMTDDTVVIENLPDVQDIHALLGAIRGIGATVEAHGKTVQINGSSIGSVSVDYEYIKKIRASYYLLGALLGKYKRAEVPLPGGCNIGSRPIDLHLKGFKALGAKTRISHGSIIAEAECLRGNHIYLDTVSVGATINIMMAASMAEGRTVIENAAKEPHVVDVANFLNSMGANIKGAGTDIIRIRGVERLHATEYSIIPDQIEAGTFMFAAAVTKGDVIVKNVIPKHLEATTAKLVEIGCQVEEFDDAVRVVATKRLNNTNVKTLPYPGYPTDMQPQIGVALALANGTSLVTESIFENRFKYVDELMRMGADIRVEGNTAVIYGTEKFTGARVSAPDLRAGAALVIAGLAAEGITIVDDIVYIQRGYEHFEEKLRSLGAEIEKVSTEKEIQKFKLRVG from the coding sequence ATGGAACAGTATATTATCAAAGGCGGGAATCCTCTCGTCGGCGAGGTAGAAATCGGTGGCGCCAAGAATGCGGCACTTGGCATTCTTGCTGCGGCTATTATGACAGATGACACAGTTGTAATTGAAAACCTGCCGGATGTGCAGGACATACACGCGCTGCTTGGAGCAATCCGCGGAATCGGCGCAACGGTGGAAGCTCACGGAAAAACCGTACAGATAAACGGCTCCAGCATCGGCAGCGTAAGTGTAGACTACGAATACATTAAGAAAATCAGAGCATCCTACTATCTGCTGGGAGCACTGCTTGGAAAATATAAAAGAGCGGAGGTTCCGCTTCCGGGTGGATGCAATATTGGGAGCCGCCCGATAGACCTTCACTTAAAAGGCTTTAAGGCGCTTGGCGCAAAAACACGTATTTCGCACGGCTCCATCATTGCCGAGGCGGAATGTCTCAGAGGAAATCACATATATCTGGATACGGTTTCCGTAGGGGCGACCATCAACATCATGATGGCGGCGTCAATGGCAGAGGGACGTACAGTTATTGAAAACGCTGCGAAGGAGCCGCATGTTGTAGATGTGGCAAACTTCCTGAACAGCATGGGTGCCAACATCAAGGGCGCCGGTACAGACATCATCCGCATACGGGGCGTGGAGCGTCTCCATGCGACAGAATATTCCATCATACCGGACCAGATTGAGGCGGGAACCTTTATGTTTGCAGCGGCAGTCACAAAGGGAGACGTCATTGTAAAAAATGTAATTCCGAAGCATCTGGAGGCTACCACAGCGAAGCTGGTGGAAATCGGCTGCCAGGTGGAGGAATTTGACGACGCGGTCCGCGTGGTTGCCACAAAGCGGCTCAACAACACAAATGTAAAGACTTTGCCGTATCCGGGATATCCCACGGATATGCAGCCGCAGATCGGCGTTGCGCTTGCGCTTGCAAACGGAACAAGTCTGGTGACGGAGAGCATTTTTGAAAACCGTTTCAAATATGTGGACGAGCTGATGCGCATGGGCGCAGACATCAGAGTGGAAGGAAATACAGCCGTTATTTACGGCACGGAGAAATTTACGGGGGCGCGGGTAAGTGCTCCGGATCTGAGGGCAGGCGCGGCGCTGGTGATTGCCGGTCTGGCTGCGGAGGGAATTACCATCGTAGACGATATCGTTTACATCCAGCGCGGCTATGAGCATTTTGAAGAAAAGCTGCGCAGTCTCGGTGCAGAGATTGAGAAGGTCTCAACAGAAAAAGAAATTCAGAAGTTTAAACTGCGTGTAGGTTAA